A region of Candidatus Dormiibacterota bacterium DNA encodes the following proteins:
- a CDS encoding AAA family ATPase yields the protein MWSLRTLGAFALALDGRELSSPPTQKARALLAYIAWHRGADHARERIIELFWPECEPERGRSSLNTALWSIRRCIRDAGIDPETVITANKTRISWLPEIEVDIRTFESLASDASAGALTTLGLYRGDFLEGDYGEWSVAQREHAASTYERLLDHAVLLESDIPSARRLMDRGSFEEAPYALVIAAEVVAGHLSAAAATIRRYRDTLAGINAVPSAEFEARFAGIRATSHDPIELTMSFAGRVRELAAMVAAFRRVGTGAGAIVVLQGAAGSGKTELLRQAERAANDASIRTIVVAAIPDDARAFGPWASVYEHGTGASFSDFAASGGDATALALALEERLGPAAFFVDDAHYLSGDALEVLGILAQRAVRSTSLLIVAMRPDGPRGRTARFPSHQRIVLEPLTHDDVRAALGRVAPEHVAMVSEFLYQRSGGHPFFAAKLLESLVQSGALQRERGLWSPSTTLSESIQTPPSIRAFIEERLFAKGDAPAIVACALALEPSATSEHLIAVCGLGESPTLDAIDDLLGLDLIEQPHQGAEFRFRHDLICEAAARTLNSGRRVRLHRAFAELFAGDEHRESQVRRARHLRASGRLLEAAQSFAQAAYSVMEMSAWRDALDWVNAGAEALQQLTPTDATNRLLCDLHEIATRACEEAAMPGESFRHANERVSYAREVHDGALICRALIRRATVTMETSPPEHALGDIREALELANALEDDHLRALAFIRHSICRQFCGNGEEAVESARKALLAARRATSARWIMPAMERLMTVLCIWHGHGEATALAEPMLELARQAAPRSEAIVRIRRASLWYLMERWQDAQSELQIVSGILNATQTRIRMPELIGLNISLLRFLHEAQRATLALAERAWNVALAAAEDLLANPAGRAHNRSGTAELYAIEALLGRDQPGDAQRAYTLAKTLPAEPSPPGLVGMSLTAESAHARIAVRLRHEDAPLLLRKAFYALTLQAQRMPMDVDLALANLADAAAELGMTAFEAELRENARMFRSLRLTFASSQHSKNPSSASPA from the coding sequence TTTGCCCTCGCGCTTGATGGCCGCGAGCTTTCATCGCCTCCCACGCAGAAGGCCCGCGCCTTGCTCGCCTACATCGCGTGGCATCGTGGCGCGGATCACGCGCGCGAGCGCATCATCGAGCTGTTCTGGCCCGAGTGCGAACCGGAGCGGGGGCGATCGAGCCTCAATACGGCGCTCTGGTCCATCCGGAGGTGCATCCGCGATGCGGGCATCGACCCCGAAACGGTCATCACGGCGAATAAGACGCGCATCTCCTGGTTGCCCGAAATCGAAGTAGATATTCGCACCTTCGAATCGCTCGCTAGCGACGCTTCCGCCGGAGCGTTGACGACGCTGGGCCTCTATCGCGGAGATTTTCTCGAAGGCGATTACGGCGAATGGAGCGTCGCGCAGCGCGAACATGCGGCCTCCACCTACGAACGCCTGCTAGATCATGCGGTGCTCTTGGAATCCGACATTCCGAGCGCGCGTCGCCTCATGGATCGCGGGAGCTTCGAGGAAGCTCCCTACGCGTTGGTCATCGCGGCGGAGGTGGTGGCGGGCCATCTCTCGGCAGCCGCGGCGACCATCCGCCGCTATCGCGATACGCTCGCCGGCATCAACGCCGTACCATCCGCGGAGTTCGAGGCGCGATTCGCGGGTATCCGCGCTACCTCGCACGACCCGATCGAACTCACGATGTCGTTTGCCGGACGCGTGCGCGAACTCGCCGCGATGGTCGCCGCGTTTCGCCGCGTCGGCACCGGTGCGGGCGCGATCGTCGTGTTGCAGGGTGCCGCGGGAAGCGGAAAAACCGAGTTGCTTCGCCAAGCCGAACGCGCGGCAAACGACGCATCGATACGAACGATCGTGGTTGCAGCGATTCCCGATGATGCACGCGCATTCGGCCCTTGGGCGTCCGTCTACGAACACGGGACCGGAGCGTCGTTCTCCGATTTCGCCGCATCCGGTGGTGATGCAACCGCGTTGGCTCTGGCGCTCGAAGAACGGCTCGGTCCGGCTGCGTTTTTCGTGGACGACGCCCACTATCTCAGTGGCGATGCACTCGAGGTGCTCGGGATATTGGCGCAGCGCGCCGTACGAAGCACGTCACTACTGATCGTCGCGATGCGTCCGGACGGCCCGCGCGGCCGCACGGCTCGATTTCCCTCTCATCAGCGCATCGTGCTCGAGCCGCTTACGCACGACGACGTACGCGCGGCGCTCGGCCGCGTGGCGCCCGAACACGTTGCGATGGTATCGGAATTCCTCTACCAGCGTTCGGGCGGCCATCCTTTTTTTGCGGCCAAACTGCTCGAATCGCTCGTCCAGTCCGGAGCGTTACAACGCGAACGCGGGCTCTGGTCGCCCAGCACAACTTTGAGCGAAAGCATCCAAACGCCGCCATCGATTCGCGCCTTTATCGAGGAGCGCTTGTTTGCTAAGGGCGACGCACCCGCCATCGTTGCATGCGCGTTGGCGCTCGAACCGAGCGCCACATCCGAACATCTCATCGCCGTGTGCGGATTGGGCGAAAGCCCAACGCTCGATGCGATCGACGATCTCCTGGGGCTCGACCTGATCGAGCAGCCCCATCAAGGAGCGGAATTCCGCTTTCGGCACGATCTCATCTGCGAAGCCGCGGCCCGGACCCTCAATAGCGGGCGACGCGTGCGCCTGCATCGCGCCTTCGCAGAACTCTTCGCCGGCGACGAGCATCGCGAATCCCAAGTACGCCGAGCGCGGCATCTTCGCGCTAGCGGCCGTCTCCTGGAGGCCGCGCAATCCTTCGCTCAAGCCGCGTACTCCGTCATGGAAATGAGCGCATGGCGCGATGCCCTTGACTGGGTGAATGCCGGAGCGGAGGCATTGCAGCAACTTACGCCGACCGATGCAACCAATCGTCTCCTCTGCGATTTGCACGAGATCGCGACCCGTGCATGCGAAGAAGCCGCCATGCCCGGTGAATCGTTCAGGCACGCGAACGAGCGCGTGTCTTATGCGCGCGAGGTCCACGACGGGGCGCTCATCTGCCGCGCGCTGATACGGCGCGCGACGGTCACCATGGAGACTTCGCCGCCCGAGCACGCTCTCGGCGATATTCGCGAGGCCTTAGAGCTTGCAAATGCGCTCGAGGACGACCACCTTCGAGCGCTCGCATTCATTCGGCACTCGATATGCCGGCAGTTCTGCGGTAACGGTGAAGAGGCGGTAGAATCGGCGCGCAAGGCGCTGCTGGCCGCACGGCGCGCGACGAGCGCGCGCTGGATCATGCCGGCAATGGAGCGGCTCATGACCGTCCTATGCATCTGGCACGGTCACGGAGAAGCGACGGCCCTTGCGGAACCGATGCTGGAGCTTGCGCGCCAAGCCGCCCCGCGTAGCGAGGCTATCGTGCGCATCAGGCGCGCGAGCTTGTGGTATCTCATGGAACGTTGGCAAGACGCGCAGAGCGAGTTGCAGATCGTCTCCGGCATTCTCAACGCAACGCAGACGCGGATCCGCATGCCCGAACTCATTGGACTCAACATTTCCCTTCTACGCTTCCTCCATGAAGCGCAACGAGCCACGCTCGCACTCGCAGAACGCGCGTGGAATGTCGCGCTTGCTGCGGCGGAGGACTTGCTCGCAAACCCGGCCGGTAGGGCGCACAATCGAAGTGGAACCGCCGAACTCTACGCTATAGAGGCTCTGCTGGGGCGCGACCAGCCCGGCGACGCGCAGCGGGCCTACACGCTGGCCAAGACGCTGCCGGCAGAGCCTTCGCCGCCGGGTTTGGTCGGCATGAGCCTCACGGCCGAATCCGCGCATGCGCGTATCGCCGTTCGTTTGAGGCACGAGGACGCCCCGCTTCTTTTGCGCAAAGCCTTCTATGCGCTAACGCTGCAAGCGCAGCGTATGCCGATGGATGTGGACCTTGCGCTCGCGAACCTTGCCGATGCCGCCGCCGAACTCGGCATGACGGCGTTCGAAGCGGAATTGCGAGAAAACGCACGCATGTTTCGTTCGTTGCGCCTTACATTCGCCAGTTCGCAACATTCCAAAAATCCGAGTTCAGCGTCTCCGGCTTAA